The nucleotide window TCGATCGGCGTCGACACCGCGGGCGACGATACGGCGCTGCTCGGCGTCGACACCGAGGACCGCTCCGGGACCGACGGCGAGACGATCACGCTGTTGGAACTGACGAACCAGTTCGGTCAACCGATCGAGTCGATCGACGCCGAGGTGGTCGGCGGGTCCGACGGGCCGGTCGACCCGAACTCGCTGCGGACGCCGATCGGGTTGGCTCCGGGTGAGTCCGGCGTCGTCGAGGCTGACCTGTCGTGTGAGACCAGCCGCGACACGACCGTCGAGGTCGCGGTCACCGTGACCGGAGCGGACCAGTCGGTCGATCTCACCCGGTCCGTCGACGTGAGCTGTACGGTCCCGGATCGGGGCGTGTGCGCGCCGCGCACGCCGTCGGGTTGTACGGACGCGGAGTTCCCGCCGTGGGGCGGCACCGACTGTAGCGTCGTGATCGACACCACCGGAGAAGTCTCCGAGCGGATCGGCGGCGGGATCGAGGTCGGCGGTGCCGTCGACATCCGGACGGACAGTGCGGTCGATATCACCCATCGCGGGAGCGTCGGTGACTACTTCGGTATCGACACCGACGGCGAGATCGCCTTCTCCATGGGCGGCGGCGCGACGGTCGGCGGTCCACTTCAGCTGTCGACGCCGGACGAGGTGACCGCCGACATCAGCGGAAGCGTTGCCGGCGGATTCTGTGCCGACGAGGCGGGCAACCTCACCGTGACCGTCGGCCGCGGGGGGAGCGTCGGCGGACCGATGTCCCTGACGTCGAACGATGAAGTGACCGTCGATCTGAACGGTAACGCGTCGGTGGGACCGCTTTCTATCGAGGCGTCCAGTGAGGTCGACGTGAGCCTCGGCGGCGGCTCGGAGATCGACGGAGACATCGACATCGAGACGCCCGACGGCGTGAATTTGACGCTGGATGGTAACGAGCGGATCCGTGGCGACGTGTTGATCACGAGCGAAGACGAGGTGGGAATCGAACTCTCCGGTAGCTCGACGATCGAGGGCGACGTGACGATCGACACGCCCGGCGAAGTGGAGATCGAACTCGGCGGTCGCTCGTCGATCGGCGGCGACGTGACAGTCACGAACGAGGACGAGGTGGGGATCGAGCTCGGCGGCAGCTCGTCGATCGGCGGCGGCGCGACGGTCACGAGCGAAGGCGAGGTAGCGATCGAGCTCGGCGGCCGCTCGTCGGTCGGCGGTGATGTCGCGATCGACACCTCGGACGAGGCGTCCGTCTCCGACTGTACCGCGGTGGTCGGGAGCGTCACCCCGCAGAGTGCGTGCGGCGGGTAGTCTCTCGACGACGCCGGTCTACTCGTCCCCCTCGTGTGCGGCCGTGATGAATAACTGGAGCTCCGCGGCCGACTCCGGGAAGTCGGAGATACCCGACTCGGAGCTCGGGAGGAGGTCGACGGAGATCCCGAACCCGACCCCGTCGCCCGGTCCCAGCCCGCCGTCCGGCGTCAGGGTGAACGTCCCGTTCTCCTCGTCGAGGTCGCCGTCGGCGGTGATCCCGAGCGCGGCCGCGACCTCGTCCGCCTCGTCGCCGTCTCCGGCGTCGAACTCGAACCGCAGCTCGTCGTAGCCGATGTTGCCGTCGTTCACGACGCGGACGAGGTCGCCGAACTCCGTCAGCGCGTGTCGGTTCAGGCGCTCGACCGCGATCACGACCTCCCCGTCCTCGGTAGTCACGTACGGCCCGTCGTCGTTGGCGGGTTCGAGCCGGAGGTCCGAGACGACCACGACCCGCATGTCCGCGCCGGCCGACACGCTCGACGTGAACGTCCCGGCAGAGGCGGCAGCGCCGCCGCCGACGGCCGCCGAGGCGAGTCCAATGATCGTCTGTCTGCGTGTCACCATGTGTAGATTTGCGAGGAGTCGTCGGTTGGATCTCCCTAGTGGCCCGGCGGGTTTTGTATTGGCGGTCCTGTCGGGCAGCAAGGCCGGCTTGAACGCCGCGAACGACCCTTTCAAGCCGGGCCAGACGCCGCCGCCGCCGCGTCAAGGGACGCAATACAAAGTGGGTAGGGGGACATTGTGTAGATATGCCCAACAGACGCAACGTCCTGATCGGACTCGGCGGACTGGTCGCCGGCGGCGGCGCGCTCATCGGTACGGGCGCGTTCACGACGGTGGAAGCAGAGCGGACCGTGACGGTGAACACTGCCGGCGACAGTTCCGCGCTCCTCGCATTTGCAGAAGCCGGTGATGGTACAGGCTCGGATGTCGTAAATATCGTCGACGGTCTTCTAACGATCAACTTCGACAACGCCAGCGGTGAGAACGGATCGGGGGATGATCTCGCAGGGGGCGTCAATCTCAACGCGCGGACGACTATCGGTGCCGTGAGCGGCGGTGATCCTCCGGATACAGTGGACACGGCAGCGTTCACAATCACGAATAACGGCTCTCAAACTGTCGACATCAGCTTCGATATCGGGTTTAACGGAAATCAGAACTCACTTCCGAGTGGTACTAATCCAGAAGACATTCTCAAGCTCTGGACTGATGCGAGCGGGACTGAAGACATCGGAGGTGACATCGGGAACCTCGTCGCAACCGATTTGACTGGTTTAGAATCTGGAAACTCCGTTGACGTGGCACTTCAAATCGACACGGTCGGATTCGACAGTACCGATCTCAACACAGATGCCCCGTTGTTCGAGACGGAAGCGACCATCACCGCCACCAACCCACCGTAGAATAACTCTCATTTTCGTCGCTGGTCCTTTGGATATCGAGCGCACCTGATTTTTCAGTACATCCATTTAACAAGCGGCCAAGTATACCCGTACACGAATGCCGCGCCCCCCCGTCGTCCTCATCGTCGAGGACGAACCCAACCTCGCCGACCAGTACGCGGCGTGGCTCGACGACGACTACGAGGTCCGGACCACAATCGACGCCGAGACGGCCCTCGAAGAGTTCGACGAATCGGTCGACGTCGTCCTCCTCGACCGCCAGCTTCCGGACGCCTCCGGGGCCGGACTGCTCGGCCGACTCAGGGCGCGGGACGGCGACTTCGCGGCCGCGATGATAACCGGGATCAAGCCCGACTTCAGAGTCTTACAGCTCGATGTCGACGAGTACGTCACGAAACCCGTCAAGCGCGACGAACTCCGCGCGCTCGTCGAGCGGCTCACGGACCGGCGGGCGGTCGAGGAGGCGGTCGACGGCTACCTCTCACTTCTGGCGAAAAAACGGGCGAGCGAGGCGGACTCTTCCCACGGGGAGCCGGCGTCCGATTCACGGTCCGACTCGTCGTCCGGGGAACTGCTCGCGCGCCGCCGACAGATCGAGTCGCTGCTCGTCCGGCTGGGAACGCCCGCCGACGAGTCCTCGGCCATGTTTCCGGACGACGAAGGGCGCGTCGACGGCACCG belongs to Halorubrum sp. DM2 and includes:
- a CDS encoding response regulator; translation: MPRPPVVLIVEDEPNLADQYAAWLDDDYEVRTTIDAETALEEFDESVDVVLLDRQLPDASGAGLLGRLRARDGDFAAAMITGIKPDFRVLQLDVDEYVTKPVKRDELRALVERLTDRRAVEEAVDGYLSLLAKKRASEADSSHGEPASDSRSDSSSGELLARRRQIESLLVRLGTPADESSAMFPDDEGRVDGTGETGAGEPPLYRSRPTEFYGLWLLAALTYGVGDVVSTLYAVLGVTGIDEVNPVVGSLLTTFGIPGFLLLKFLVFLVLISVSVQGARTADRFSYYWPPVVMALLGVGLTAWNLATIAGAG